Proteins found in one Mucilaginibacter gracilis genomic segment:
- a CDS encoding phosphatase PAP2 family protein, whose product MKKILLFLCCILSLEANAQVADSIKKDLFTAPDTVKRLHSKPWAMVPPAVLITYGVLSFQIKPIRQLDYTINGEIAKTDPTFSTKAESYFQFAPIVIVYGLNLAGISGKNTFIDRTALLGLSGGILGISTTVLKHSTNRLRPNGADNLSFPSGHTSTAFLGAEFLAQEYSQKSVWYGVAGYTIAATTGVFRLYNRDHWFSDVVAGAGFGILSTKLSYLVYPYIRNAITHTNKQGKSTTLVPTYQDGMAGFSFAKQL is encoded by the coding sequence GTGAAAAAAATACTATTGTTTTTATGTTGCATCCTCTCGTTAGAGGCAAACGCACAGGTTGCAGACAGTATAAAAAAAGACCTTTTTACTGCGCCCGACACAGTTAAACGGTTGCACAGTAAACCCTGGGCGATGGTGCCACCGGCAGTATTAATTACTTATGGAGTACTATCGTTCCAAATAAAACCCATACGCCAGCTTGATTATACCATTAACGGCGAAATTGCTAAAACCGACCCTACATTTAGTACCAAGGCCGAAAGCTACTTCCAGTTTGCGCCCATAGTTATTGTGTATGGTTTAAACCTGGCCGGTATATCGGGCAAAAATACTTTTATAGATCGTACAGCCCTGCTTGGCCTTTCGGGAGGTATTTTAGGCATCAGTACAACGGTATTAAAGCACAGCACCAATAGGTTGCGCCCCAATGGGGCCGACAATTTATCGTTCCCATCGGGCCATACTTCAACTGCATTTTTAGGGGCCGAATTTTTGGCTCAGGAATATTCGCAAAAATCTGTTTGGTATGGCGTAGCGGGTTATACTATAGCCGCTACAACGGGCGTATTCAGGCTCTACAACCGCGATCATTGGTTTAGCGATGTGGTGGCCGGTGCGGGTTTCGGCATCCTGTCGACCAAGCTATCATACCTGGTTTACCCTTATATCCGCAACGCTATAACGCATACCAATAAACAGGGCAAAAGTACAACGCTTGTACCCACTTATCAGGATGGCATGGCCGGTTTCAGTTTCGCAAAACAATTGTAA
- a CDS encoding phospho-sugar mutase, which produces MQELDATVQQKVNTWLNGNYDAEVKQQIQKLLDDKAYAELTDAFYRDLEFGTGGLRGTMGAGSNRINKYTIGAATQGLCNHLKKTYPGQKVKVAISHDSRNNSDLFARITAEVFSANDIHVYFFKALRPTPELSFAIRHLGCKSGVMITASHNPKEYNGYKAYGADGGQFVSPEDVAVMDEVAAIASIDEIKFDRVEANIELIGEEIDKLYLDAITTLSVSPDAIKRQKDLKIVYSPIHGTGITLMPKALAQFGFENVIIVDEQATPDGNFPTVVYPNPEEKEALTLAMKKAKEVDADLVLATDPDADRVGIAAKNDQGEWILFNGNQTGSLLINYLLTAWQQHGKLTGKEYIVKTIVTSNLIEAIANAKGVKYFNTLTGFKYIGELMTKLAGKETFIGGGEESYGYLIGEFVRDKDAIVSGAFIAEMTAFYKDQGSSLFEALVETYLEYGFYKETLISITKKGQSGAQEIKDMMEKYRNNPPKTLGGSKVIALKDYENRVETDLDTNSTKPIDLPKSDVLQFISEDGTVVSARPSGTEPKIKFYCSVNTKLTSKEAFAETEKALDAKIAHIMKDLGV; this is translated from the coding sequence ATGCAGGAATTAGACGCTACTGTTCAGCAGAAAGTGAACACATGGCTTAACGGAAATTATGATGCCGAAGTTAAGCAACAAATTCAGAAATTGCTTGATGATAAAGCTTACGCCGAATTAACCGATGCCTTTTACCGCGACCTTGAGTTTGGTACAGGCGGCTTACGCGGAACAATGGGGGCGGGCAGTAACCGTATTAATAAGTACACCATAGGCGCTGCTACACAGGGTTTGTGCAACCACCTCAAAAAAACATATCCCGGCCAAAAGGTTAAGGTAGCTATTTCGCACGATAGCCGTAATAATTCTGATTTATTTGCCCGTATTACTGCCGAGGTTTTTTCGGCTAATGATATTCATGTTTACTTTTTTAAAGCTTTGCGCCCCACGCCCGAGCTTTCGTTTGCTATACGCCATTTAGGCTGCAAAAGCGGTGTAATGATTACCGCTTCGCACAACCCTAAAGAGTATAATGGTTACAAAGCTTATGGTGCCGATGGTGGTCAGTTTGTATCGCCCGAGGATGTGGCCGTTATGGATGAGGTTGCCGCTATTGCCAGTATTGATGAAATTAAGTTCGACCGCGTTGAAGCCAATATTGAGCTGATAGGCGAAGAAATTGATAAGCTTTATCTGGATGCCATTACCACGCTTTCGGTATCGCCGGATGCTATTAAACGCCAAAAGGATTTAAAGATAGTGTACTCGCCAATACATGGCACCGGTATTACTTTAATGCCTAAGGCATTGGCCCAGTTTGGTTTTGAAAACGTAATTATTGTTGACGAACAAGCCACACCGGATGGCAACTTCCCAACGGTGGTTTACCCTAACCCCGAAGAAAAGGAAGCACTTACCTTAGCCATGAAAAAGGCTAAAGAAGTTGACGCAGACCTGGTATTAGCCACCGACCCCGACGCCGACCGCGTGGGTATTGCCGCTAAAAACGACCAGGGCGAATGGATACTGTTTAACGGTAACCAAACCGGCAGCCTGCTTATTAATTACCTGTTAACCGCATGGCAGCAACACGGTAAACTTACCGGTAAAGAATACATTGTTAAAACCATTGTAACCAGTAACCTTATTGAAGCTATAGCCAACGCCAAAGGCGTAAAATATTTTAACACCTTAACCGGCTTTAAATACATTGGCGAATTGATGACCAAGCTTGCCGGCAAAGAAACCTTTATTGGCGGTGGCGAAGAAAGCTACGGTTATTTAATTGGCGAGTTTGTGCGCGATAAGGATGCCATAGTATCGGGCGCGTTTATTGCCGAAATGACCGCTTTTTATAAAGACCAAGGCAGCAGCCTGTTTGAGGCCCTGGTTGAAACCTATTTAGAGTACGGCTTTTATAAAGAAACTTTAATTTCTATCACCAAAAAGGGCCAGAGCGGCGCCCAGGAAATTAAAGATATGATGGAGAAATACCGTAACAACCCGCCTAAAACTTTAGGAGGCTCCAAAGTTATCGCTTTAAAAGATTACGAAAACCGCGTTGAAACCGATTTAGATACCAACAGTACTAAACCGATTGATTTGCCAAAAAGTGATGTATTGCAATTTATTAGCGAAGATGGTACTGTAGTTTCGGCGCGGCCATCGGGCACCGAGCCAAAAATTAAATTTTATTGCAGCGTAAACACCAAACTAACCAGCAAAGAAGCCTTTGCCGAAACCGAAAAAGCATTAGATGCCAAAATAGCGCATATTATGAAAGATTTGGGAGTTTAG
- a CDS encoding START domain-containing protein, with protein MCKQLLLLCLLLNAGLVFGQEGWKLSVVKDEISIYTRPVVNSKIKAIKVECSLPVRQAQLVAAILDIDNSGQWVYHSKRASIIKRVSPAELYYYAEVAVPWPAENREYVAHIMVNQNTKTKVITIDAPCVTGMVAGKINVVRITHSIGKWVIGAYQNNAIKVSYELEVDPAGSVPAWLVNAFATQGPMETFERLKRYLQKKEYRDVKLDYLQD; from the coding sequence ATGTGTAAACAATTATTATTGCTTTGTTTGTTGCTGAATGCCGGCCTGGTGTTTGGGCAGGAGGGCTGGAAGTTGAGTGTGGTGAAGGATGAAATTAGTATTTATACCCGCCCGGTTGTTAATTCTAAAATTAAGGCTATTAAGGTTGAGTGTAGTTTGCCGGTAAGGCAGGCGCAATTGGTGGCTGCTATATTGGATATTGATAACAGCGGGCAATGGGTTTATCATAGCAAACGCGCCAGTATTATTAAGCGGGTATCGCCTGCGGAATTATATTATTATGCCGAGGTAGCTGTACCCTGGCCTGCCGAGAACAGGGAATATGTGGCTCATATTATGGTGAACCAAAACACTAAAACAAAAGTGATAACTATTGATGCGCCCTGCGTAACGGGTATGGTGGCCGGCAAAATTAACGTTGTACGCATTACCCACTCTATAGGTAAATGGGTAATAGGCGCTTACCAAAACAATGCTATTAAAGTAAGTTACGAACTAGAGGTTGACCCTGCCGGCTCGGTACCGGCGTGGTTGGTAAACGCATTTGCTACACAAGGGCCAATGGAAACCTTTGAGCGCTTGAAACGGTATCTGCAAAAAAAAGAGTATAGGGATGTTAAGCTGGATTATTTGCAGGATTAA
- the ahcY gene encoding adenosylhomocysteinase, producing MSLVETDFVKYKVKDIALAEWGRKEIGLAEAEMPGLMALRAEFGAAKPLAGARIAGCLHMTIQTAVLIETLIELGAEVTWSSCNIFSTQDHAAAAIAAAGVSVYAWKGMNAEEFDWCIEQTLYFGEDRKPLNMILDDGGDLTNMVLDLFPELVSEIRGLSEETTTGVHRLYERVKNGTLLMPAINVNDSVTKSKFDNKYGCRESLVDAIRRATDVMMAGKVAVVCGYGDVGKGSADSLRSSGVRVIVTEIDPICALQAAMEGFEVKKLDTAVKEADILVTATGNCNIVREKHFRALKDKAIVCNIGHFDNEIDMAWLNSAYGDSKIEIKPQVDKYTIDGNDVIVLAEGRLVNLGCATGHPSFVMSNSFTNQTLAQLELWTNGSAYENKVYTLPKHLDEKVARLHLAKIGVELEVLDQEQADYIGVPVQGPFKSDAYRY from the coding sequence ATGTCATTAGTAGAAACAGATTTTGTTAAATACAAAGTAAAAGACATTGCGTTAGCCGAATGGGGACGTAAGGAAATAGGGCTTGCCGAAGCCGAAATGCCGGGCTTAATGGCCCTCCGTGCCGAGTTTGGTGCAGCTAAACCGTTGGCTGGCGCGCGCATTGCAGGTTGCCTGCACATGACCATCCAGACGGCCGTTTTAATTGAAACTTTGATTGAGCTTGGCGCCGAGGTTACCTGGTCGTCGTGCAATATCTTCTCCACTCAAGATCATGCCGCTGCTGCTATAGCCGCCGCCGGTGTATCTGTTTATGCCTGGAAAGGTATGAACGCCGAAGAATTTGACTGGTGTATTGAGCAAACTTTGTATTTTGGCGAAGACCGCAAACCATTAAACATGATATTGGATGATGGTGGCGATTTAACTAATATGGTTTTAGATTTATTTCCGGAACTGGTTTCGGAAATTAGAGGCTTATCCGAAGAAACTACTACCGGTGTACACCGCTTATACGAACGCGTTAAAAACGGTACTTTATTAATGCCTGCCATTAACGTTAACGATTCGGTTACCAAATCGAAATTTGATAATAAATATGGCTGTCGCGAATCGTTGGTTGATGCGATACGCCGCGCTACCGATGTAATGATGGCAGGTAAAGTAGCCGTTGTTTGCGGTTACGGCGATGTAGGTAAAGGCTCTGCCGATAGCTTGCGTAGTTCGGGCGTGCGTGTTATTGTTACCGAGATTGACCCTATTTGTGCTTTACAGGCCGCAATGGAAGGCTTTGAAGTTAAAAAGTTAGATACCGCTGTTAAAGAAGCCGATATATTGGTAACTGCAACAGGTAACTGTAACATTGTTCGAGAAAAGCATTTCCGCGCTTTAAAGGATAAAGCTATAGTATGTAACATTGGCCATTTTGATAACGAAATTGATATGGCTTGGTTAAACAGCGCGTATGGCGATAGCAAAATTGAAATTAAACCACAGGTTGATAAATATACTATTGACGGTAATGATGTTATTGTTTTAGCTGAAGGTCGCCTGGTAAACTTAGGTTGCGCAACCGGACACCCATCGTTTGTAATGAGTAACTCGTTCACCAACCAAACGCTGGCCCAGTTAGAGCTTTGGACAAACGGCAGTGCCTACGAAAACAAAGTTTACACCCTGCCTAAACACCTTGACGAAAAGGTTGCACGCCTGCACTTAGCCAAAATTGGCGTTGAGCTTGAAGTGTTAGACCAGGAACAAGCCGATTATATTGGCGTACCGGTACAAGGTCCGTTTAAATCGGATGCTTACAGGTATTAA
- a CDS encoding zinc dependent phospholipase C family protein → MPFTITCKRPILLLLFILLPCSSQAYSILTHEALIDASWDKSIKPLLKAKFPAATPDELLKAHAYAYGGCLIADIGYSPFGSAYFTNLAHYVRTGDFVENMIAEAQNINEYAFALGTLCHYMADRYGHSIGTNHVVPLVYPNMKKKYGPVVTYEENHASHSKVEISFDVLQLARGNYASQAYHDFIGFEISRPVLERAFLKTYGNDINDVFGDMGLAISTFRWTVNKLMPTVTRAAWVLKKDDIKKLNPTITSRKFHYKLSRKKYYKEFGSDRQRPGFSARVLSFIITILPKVGPLKALKFQVISPEGEKLFIHSFDSVLVHYDAALTQLHNHRLELLDVDYDTGQPTTVGEYGLADKTYCDLLINLQKVKYDNLTDDLQNNILKFYNKADTLTLANKYPDDWKKADLALKQIKTAPTIIPDSLKDAKGKNYKLNEPALTSSN, encoded by the coding sequence ATGCCGTTCACCATAACTTGTAAGCGCCCTATCCTGTTACTCCTCTTTATCCTGTTGCCCTGTTCAAGCCAGGCCTATTCAATTTTAACCCACGAAGCTTTAATTGATGCCAGTTGGGACAAAAGCATTAAACCGCTGCTTAAAGCAAAATTTCCGGCAGCCACGCCCGACGAACTGCTCAAAGCCCATGCATACGCCTACGGCGGCTGCCTTATTGCCGATATCGGCTACTCGCCCTTTGGCAGCGCATATTTTACAAACCTGGCACATTATGTACGCACCGGCGATTTTGTAGAAAACATGATAGCCGAAGCGCAAAACATAAACGAATACGCCTTTGCCCTGGGCACACTTTGCCATTATATGGCCGATAGGTACGGCCACTCTATAGGCACCAACCATGTGGTGCCTTTGGTTTACCCCAATATGAAAAAAAAATATGGCCCCGTAGTTACCTACGAAGAAAACCACGCCAGCCATAGCAAAGTCGAAATATCTTTTGATGTACTGCAACTGGCCCGAGGCAATTACGCGTCGCAGGCTTATCACGATTTTATCGGTTTCGAAATTTCGCGCCCGGTATTGGAACGCGCTTTTTTAAAAACCTACGGTAACGATATTAACGATGTTTTTGGCGATATGGGCCTTGCCATATCAACCTTTAGGTGGACGGTTAACAAACTAATGCCCACCGTAACCAGGGCGGCCTGGGTCCTTAAAAAAGACGACATCAAAAAACTTAACCCAACCATAACCAGTCGTAAATTTCATTACAAACTAAGCCGTAAAAAGTATTACAAAGAGTTTGGGTCCGATAGGCAGCGGCCCGGCTTTAGTGCCCGGGTACTATCATTTATTATTACCATTTTACCTAAAGTGGGGCCCTTAAAGGCTTTAAAGTTCCAGGTAATTAGTCCCGAAGGCGAAAAGCTGTTTATTCATAGTTTTGATAGCGTACTGGTACATTATGATGCTGCCTTAACCCAATTGCACAACCACAGGTTAGAATTACTAGATGTTGATTACGATACCGGCCAGCCTACCACCGTTGGCGAATACGGCCTTGCCGATAAAACCTATTGCGATTTATTAATTAACCTGCAAAAAGTAAAATACGATAACCTTACGGATGACCTGCAAAACAACATCCTCAAATTTTACAACAAAGCCGATACCCTAACCCTCGCCAATAAATACCCCGACGACTGGAAGAAAGCCGACCTTGCCCTAAAACAAATAAAAACCGCCCCAACCATAATACCCGACAGCCTTAAAGATGCGAAAGGCAAAAATTACAAATTAAACGAGCCTGCTTTAACAAGCAGCAATTAA